The Cydia pomonella isolate Wapato2018A chromosome 22, ilCydPomo1, whole genome shotgun sequence genomic interval GAGACTCTTAGAGACTATTTTAGCTCCCAatgatattcaaaatattatttcattgtatAACATAAGTAAGtggtttatagtatttttcgcCATTGcggtatagtactagagtcggcatctccaACCAAATGATTCCACACTtcattgaagtgccggcacttcattgcacAAGtaacgaaaatataaaaaaaatataaaaaatttaaatgcgTTTATGCgctatgaaaatgtattctaataatatctagaaacataataaaagcaatataataacaatccaaTGTGAAAAAttcagattattttgaaacgtccctttaaacactcgcggtgctacgccattttctttggcgcataagtagattacatttcgcagatgtaacatggaggtactaatgataatttaccttattgtttgtagaatatatacacaaaaatgataaattaattgttatcttgtaattttttgaagtgtttatattatatttaaagaatatattatgttataagcgcgatttgatcaaaattgctacgagtacgagagtcaaatacaaaaggttttaagagtatttttataacttttaataTCAGCAGTgtcacaaaagaaacaaaaatcattacactttaatgaaattaataaataaataaaatttatctagattctttacagtacgtatttaggcagaaaatgaagagttgtcataacagtttcgcctctgactagttattattcttaagcttagtgacagacgtcaaacgccgaaaatggcggacgcAAGTTGTTCTCGATGGCgtgtctagtacgtagtacatttatgtcaatgTTTTTCGCATAGCTTGTTAGATTGGGTAATTTGACAggtgtcatctcaatacaattttgtgttttaagattataaattgtatggagactTCAGCCGTCAGCGTACACAAGCTAtgtgaaataagtttttggcaaaaatttcatctttgcacaagcttttatcgctgactgtacttttctttctacaggcaaccaatactcatcgagacaattctaaaaaccccaaacaaaattaggttgcggtgttttatcacagatttttttatgtctacctcctgtctccatcatcagatcagctcgatgataccataatatcgcattgtcacccgacttacctatgtatgcaaattttcatcttCATCGGAAATTGGGAAGTACAAACGTAGTTATACTTCATAAAATGCATGTTAAATAAAaccatgtaataataataactagaaaaaaaatgataacgTTTTTATCTCATAAAATATCCGCACGAAACTATCGGTTTACTTATTATTAATCTGTATACGAGTTAAAAATAGCCCCGAGCTTCCAAAAACCACTGTATTAGTTGATTTGTCGAATAAATTATCTGTCAAATACTAATAGCATATTAATTTATGCAAAATTCTCATGAATCGGAAATATTAACGCGTCACTAAAAACCGCAATGTGGTTTTCCTTCAGCGTCGATAAATTATTTTACCGcaatcataactcataacataacataacatacttaattttcattttagacttttataattataattaagtatataggaaaagtTTTATAATTGTGTTATGCTTAGTGCGCTGtggcaaataaataaactatttaaagTAAACTCCAAACCAAAAACGATCTTTAGATTTTGGCTATACAATCAACTACGGGGAGTGAGGTAACCATACATGCAACGaacataacaaatatttatcggAACTAGTTAACTCTGTATTCAAAGTTGTGTCAGTTCTGCGTTCTCTAATCACCGCACATCATTAGCGATCATGGACTCATGGTATGCGCGCGCAGTACCGGTCTGCGCTCCTGCGCGTGAGTTGTTTTATTGCAATACTTTACAACGACTAGTTTTAAAGACGTGCAGTGGGAAAAAGCGGACGAACAAAAAGTGTACAGACTACTTTTAGTAATGTGAAGATGTTCATGAAGAGACTTTTAAgtgattaataaatataaaataacttatagaaactaaaatgtaagTGAGCTCAAACTAAGTTTTACAAGTGGATATAAAAGTTGTCAACAAAGTTTTGATGTTTAGCAGTGAGACTACAAATGATTAAAACGTTTAGAACACTTATTATGACAGTTATGTGAACTATGTGATTTAAGAATTAACTATGTATTTTGTCATTTTAATGGTGCTAGTGTCCGTTTGTGGAAGAGATATTtcacaaaattttaataatgagCCATGTCAAGAAAGATTTGAACGGCCATTTGTCAATCCACTTGCAGAACCTAATCTTAGGAATAGACATGAAAGTGTCAACTTTAATATACAAAATGGGCATGTGAACTTAAACCAACATGAACAACTTCATAGTGACAGTAATGTCAGGAGATTGAGCGCAAATCCGAATGAAGATCATAATCATGAGAATCTAAATAGCCAAAGGCAATTTCATGAAACTAATAATAGAGAAACATTTTCTTATGACAGAAATGAGAGAAATAGCAACAAAAATCCAAATCAAGGTATACCTTATGGGCAATTTGAACCAAATAACAGAGATTTCATTTCTAATGATAGAAATAGCAGAGGTTATAACGTCAATGCAAATTCAGGTCACTCTCATGTAAATTTTAACGAGCGTGAACAATTTAATACGCAAAATAATAGAGGTTTAAGTGATAATGGCTATGGTAATGTAAAATACAATAGCGAAGCCCGCTCTCATGATAACACAGGAAGCATGGATATCAACATGGCTTTTGATAGACGGGGTAATCTAAATAGACGTGAACAAAGCAATTTGAACATACCACGTCAAAGTTTTAATATCAACAATGAATACTCTAATAGAGATGTCACTAATAATAGAAACAACAGTATGAATAGTAACAGAGATGAAAAATACaatcaaaatgttttaaatgcCCGCAAGCAACAAGATGAAATGACAATGGATAATTATAACAAAGAAACACAAAATAACCATGGAAGTCCTAACAATCAAAGCGACAACGGATTAATTTCGTTTCTAAATAATCTAAGTAACAATACAAATCAAAACAGAAACCAGAATACAAATAGAAACAACCACAGAAATTCAGGATTCAGACAAATAGATCAAAGACCGAAAACGGTAATAGAAAACGAAGTAACAGAGATCCCTTTGGGTAGCGAGGACAAAGGAAACGTGACTATGGATAAAGACGAATGGGTATGGGGTATAGAGGAAACTACTACGATGTCCCCAGTGACTTTGGACGACAGGGCAGCTTTCAGTGGGGACCACTGTCCGACTGGCTATGCGAGGTTTAAGGGAATGTGTGTACCTGAAGATTAGATAGAGATTTGTTTTGCCCACCTGCCTTAAGATGGAGGGCGATATTCGCGTGATAATTCGGCTACTATTCACCTGTCAGGGTATTAGGCAACATATTTTTGTGACAGATGagtaaagttttgtttttctgCGTATGTCTAATCCATGTCGTTCCTATGTTTACGTGAATAATGAATCAAATCATGCACCTGTACTAGAAAATCGATAAAAAGTCAATAAGATGatactaaatatacatactattGAAATGTATTCTATGTAAGCTGAATACGAATAAGTGTGGCTGCCCATGTGAAGGGCCTGTTTATACATTGATtactatttatttcaaattgaaatagatatcatactttaaagaaaaagtgaccaagtccaccggtAGCCGAGGCGGTAATCGAACCTGCGTGTTCAGCTTACGCGTTTAACGTCCTGACCACTAGACCACCCGGCCACGCCGGCCTGGTTAATTGCATGTGCGGACGGTTGAGAAAATTGATTCTTTaccaatttgcggttcaagtaaatttgctTGTACATATGTTAACAgcaccagtcatgggacatttaagaggaaatttggagtattttgatatttaaccgGCACCTGTATATTTTCTATCCTAATCGTCCTTTacgttttcaatgtatttaatgaaagatactcCTATTGGTTTCAGTATTATTGACGAAtgtaaactatgtttttttgctccagtcagtCATTTTAAAACAGAGACAAATcaatgaaacatcaaacttaagcagctcttatttatggtaaaatattgccagcgattaaaaacagaactgatggtaaatacttattttactggATTTgcctataccatcccattaccggggcctgttccattataggggtgtttactatacttaTGCTTAGAGCTGTCCAATGTACAGCAGtaaccgtaaactgctaaagaatcgaTTTCCTTGACTGTCCATTTGTCAAATTTGTGTTTTGGGCAAAATCCTACACAGATCCTCCTAGctccaaactaaacaaagcttgttctattggtactaggcgacgttatacatacttaaataaataaatacatacataaacatgtttatttagtcacctgcaacaatttaataatatataggtcattctgagcaacttttactatgggaccaaccacgaaatcacgaaaaaaactcccatagaaaatgtcaagttcAGACAGCCAATATGaacagccattttttttccGCAATTTCGAGATAGGACCcatagcagggatcggaaaccggtattttttgtatgggaacgaaaacggtattttttcgttctttgttaattacttcatttctaattaggcaatctaataatacgaagtcgttatctgaaaacacaactg includes:
- the LOC133529967 gene encoding GATA zinc finger domain-containing protein 14-like, which codes for MYFVILMVLVSVCGRDISQNFNNEPCQERFERPFVNPLAEPNLRNRHESVNFNIQNGHVNLNQHEQLHSDSNVRRLSANPNEDHNHENLNSQRQFHETNNRETFSYDRNERNSNKNPNQGIPYGQFEPNNRDFISNDRNSRGYNVNANSGHSHVNFNEREQFNTQNNRGLSDNGYGNVKYNSEARSHDNTGSMDINMAFDRRGNLNRREQSNLNIPRQSFNINNEYSNRDVTNNRNNSMNSNRDEKYNQNVLNARKQQDEMTMDNYNKETQNNHGSPNNQSDNGLISFLNNLSNNTNQNRNQNTNRNNHRNSGFRQIDQRPKTVIENEVTEIPLGSEDKGNVTMDKDEWVWGIEETTTMSPVTLDDRAAFSGDHCPTGYARFKGMCVPED